A region from the Aeromicrobium choanae genome encodes:
- a CDS encoding SPFH domain-containing protein, with protein sequence MFTLFVLVGLVAGVVGAVLVGRHLRAQSKPSAPATGTALVLGLLAVIVAVVSMTAIVPTREIGVVTSFGRPVAVWSNGLHVKAPWQKVNKLDGTIQTDNFTGADRAIDIRIGNGSTSGVDATIRWRIRLEAGKELYQDYRQMENIRDSLVTRELKAALNEVLGDYDPLESVKAGIGSDGATTSAGVDLNAYSEQVHEALSERVGEDVEVLSVILPIIRFDKQTQEKINAYQAEVANTRIAQQREATAKAQALANKNLAGSVSRDPNVLVSKCLDSLEEMVKAGQEVPIGFSCWPGGAGTSVVLPQVGKAETDR encoded by the coding sequence GTGTTCACCCTGTTCGTTTTGGTCGGTCTGGTCGCAGGAGTCGTCGGCGCGGTGCTGGTGGGTCGGCACCTGCGGGCGCAGTCCAAGCCGTCCGCGCCGGCGACCGGCACGGCGCTCGTGCTGGGCCTGCTCGCGGTGATCGTCGCCGTGGTCTCGATGACCGCGATCGTGCCGACGCGCGAGATCGGCGTCGTCACGTCGTTCGGCCGTCCCGTCGCCGTGTGGTCGAACGGCCTCCACGTGAAGGCGCCGTGGCAGAAGGTCAACAAGCTCGACGGCACGATCCAGACCGACAACTTCACCGGCGCCGACCGCGCGATCGACATCCGCATCGGCAACGGCTCCACCTCCGGCGTCGACGCGACGATCCGCTGGCGCATCCGTCTCGAGGCGGGCAAGGAGCTCTACCAGGACTACCGCCAGATGGAGAACATCCGTGACTCCCTCGTCACGCGCGAGCTCAAGGCCGCTCTGAACGAGGTGCTGGGCGACTACGACCCCCTCGAGTCGGTCAAGGCCGGGATCGGCTCCGACGGCGCCACCACCTCGGCGGGCGTCGACCTGAACGCCTACTCGGAGCAGGTGCACGAGGCGCTGTCCGAGCGCGTCGGCGAGGACGTCGAGGTGCTCAGCGTGATCCTGCCGATCATCCGCTTCGACAAGCAGACGCAGGAGAAGATCAACGCCTATCAGGCCGAGGTCGCCAACACGCGGATCGCCCAGCAGCGCGAGGCCACCGCGAAGGCGCAGGCCCTGGCGAACAAGAACCTGGCCGGCTCGGTCTCGCGCGATCCGAACGTGCTCGTCTCCAAGTGCCTCGACTCGCTCGAGGAGATGGTCAAGGCCGGCCAGGAGGTCCCGATCGGGTTCTCCTGCTGGCCCGGCGGGGCCGGCACCTCGGTGGTGCTGCCGCAGGTCGGGAAGGCCGAGACCGACCGCTGA
- a CDS encoding acyl-CoA dehydrogenase family protein, with amino-acid sequence MDFELSREHEDFRRVVRDFAAERIAPHVAQWDREHHFPVDVVRAMGDLGLFGLTAPEEFGGSGADFTSLCLAIEELGRVDQSIGITLEAGVGLGINPIQTFGTPEQKERWLPDLVAGRALAGFGLTEPGAGSDAGATATKAVLDGDSWVVDGAKQFITNSGSEITSLVTVTARTGSRPDGRPEISAIIVPAGTPGFVAEAPYDKLGWHISDTHALSFSGVRVPEDHLLGERGRGYAQFLATLDDGRVAIAALAVGLIEACLEECVRYAGERQTFGGPIGRKQGVAFQIADLKVMADAARALTYQAAAMKDAGITGQRFKQAASVAKLYSSEAAVTATRVATQVFGGYGFMEEYPVARFYRDAKILEIGEGTSEVQRMLIARSLGLPVE; translated from the coding sequence ATGGACTTCGAACTGTCTCGTGAGCACGAGGACTTCCGTCGGGTCGTCCGCGACTTCGCCGCCGAGCGGATCGCGCCCCACGTCGCGCAGTGGGACAGGGAGCACCACTTCCCGGTCGACGTCGTGCGGGCGATGGGCGACCTCGGGCTGTTCGGCCTGACCGCTCCGGAGGAGTTCGGCGGCTCGGGTGCGGACTTCACCAGCCTGTGCCTGGCCATCGAGGAGCTCGGCCGTGTGGACCAGTCGATCGGCATCACCCTCGAGGCGGGCGTGGGACTGGGCATCAACCCGATCCAGACGTTCGGAACGCCCGAGCAGAAGGAGCGCTGGCTGCCCGACCTCGTCGCCGGCCGGGCGCTGGCGGGCTTCGGCCTCACGGAGCCGGGCGCCGGGTCCGACGCCGGCGCCACCGCCACGAAGGCCGTGCTCGACGGCGACTCCTGGGTGGTCGACGGGGCGAAGCAGTTCATCACCAACTCGGGCAGCGAGATCACGTCGCTCGTCACGGTCACGGCGCGCACGGGGAGCCGCCCGGATGGGCGCCCGGAGATCTCGGCGATCATCGTCCCGGCGGGCACGCCCGGGTTCGTGGCCGAGGCCCCCTACGACAAGCTCGGCTGGCACATCAGCGACACGCACGCGCTGAGCTTCAGCGGCGTCCGCGTGCCCGAGGACCACCTGCTGGGCGAGCGGGGACGCGGCTACGCGCAGTTCCTGGCGACCCTCGACGACGGCCGGGTCGCGATCGCCGCGCTGGCGGTCGGCCTGATCGAGGCGTGCCTGGAGGAGTGCGTGCGGTACGCGGGGGAGCGCCAGACGTTCGGTGGCCCGATCGGGCGCAAGCAGGGCGTGGCGTTCCAGATCGCCGACCTGAAGGTGATGGCGGACGCGGCCCGGGCGCTGACCTACCAGGCGGCGGCGATGAAGGACGCGGGGATCACCGGCCAGCGCTTCAAGCAGGCGGCGTCGGTGGCGAAGCTCTACAGCTCGGAGGCCGCGGTGACCGCGACGCGCGTGGCGACGCAGGTGTTCGGCGGGTACGGCTTCATGGAGGAGTACCCCGTGGCGCGGTTCTACCGCGACGCGAAGATCCTCGAGATCGGCGAGGGCACGAGCGAGGTGCAACGCATGCTCATCGCACGCTCGCTCGGCCTGCCGGTCGAGTAG
- a CDS encoding phage holin family protein, producing MLSARLWITIVTAAVANAVSLGVAAWLLDGFTLTLGWWVAAVVLFTVLSVVLRTLALRLLGPGWLRVYTIAGGLALTALALVLTDVIVPSPGFDIDGWGTWAVATLIVWATGVAFGEVDHHAPASTPGVSPDTRAAVREGDRRAS from the coding sequence ATGCTGAGCGCACGACTCTGGATCACGATCGTCACGGCCGCCGTGGCCAATGCCGTCTCCCTCGGCGTCGCCGCGTGGCTGCTCGACGGCTTCACGCTGACGCTGGGCTGGTGGGTGGCGGCCGTCGTGCTGTTCACGGTGCTGAGCGTCGTGCTGCGCACCCTCGCACTGCGCCTGCTCGGTCCGGGCTGGCTGCGCGTCTACACGATCGCCGGCGGCCTGGCCCTCACGGCGCTCGCGCTCGTGCTCACCGACGTGATCGTGCCGAGCCCGGGCTTCGACATCGACGGCTGGGGCACCTGGGCGGTCGCGACCTTGATCGTGTGGGCCACCGGCGTCGCCTTCGGCGAGGTCGACCACCACGCCCCGGCCTCCACGCCCGGCGTCTCGCCCGACACCCGCGCCGCCGTGCGCGAGGGCGACCGCCGCGCCTCCTGA
- a CDS encoding VWA domain-containing protein, with amino-acid sequence MIKTLSVVGSILLAATALSWPAGAVERATDEPASDTAMMLVMDASGSMAERTGGGSTRIQAAKDGLDAVIDGLPDEQRVGFRVYGASDVAEDDPAACTDSERVVDLGSDNRDELRKAVADYEPVGWTPTSHALREAAKDLGDAGQRTIVLVSDGEPTCDPDPCVVAREIAKDGIDIRIDVVGFDVSGRAKKTLQCVADEGHGTYYDADDAESLTDSLRVSSVRASRPFDLTGTPVKGTPTEDGAPLLAPGQYTDTVAVGGPANYRVARTAPDSTVHVGAVISGVSGDLGAAATLGTKRIGGLTCASSTTYGLDMSSRSPVYYGGVSSWVRDPDSECRTDDELGVQVERSVGQIEGRPIELAVYEEPPITSDLAPGTAGDEPEWVAPTPGTATEAVPGTSIASAPEVGPGTYQLDISAGETQVLAVPVDWGEQVRAQVDAKLTDEVRDAAAIGSGLDVSVINPLRRDVTISLYGNWPEDWTRDPWANLRENIAFRTGAMSWPLHPANRSQNDTTREGASLAGMHYVVVSLKLRGDETNLPYTLTLERENVLGDVAPTYAEVEGLTPPVADSRLVDSPVTTAAEQTDDVEPEAAAQAGDSGSLLPWVIGGAVVAVALAAGVLVLVRRRR; translated from the coding sequence TTGATCAAGACCCTGTCCGTCGTCGGCTCGATCCTGCTGGCGGCCACCGCACTGAGCTGGCCCGCCGGCGCCGTGGAGCGCGCGACCGACGAGCCCGCCTCCGACACGGCGATGATGCTCGTGATGGACGCCTCCGGCTCGATGGCCGAGCGCACGGGCGGCGGGTCCACCCGCATCCAGGCGGCGAAGGACGGCCTCGACGCGGTGATCGACGGGCTCCCTGACGAGCAGCGCGTCGGCTTCCGGGTCTACGGGGCCAGCGACGTCGCCGAGGACGACCCGGCCGCGTGCACCGACTCGGAGCGCGTCGTCGACCTCGGCTCGGACAACCGGGACGAGCTACGGAAGGCCGTCGCCGACTACGAGCCCGTCGGCTGGACCCCCACGAGCCACGCCCTGCGCGAGGCCGCGAAGGACCTCGGCGACGCGGGCCAGCGCACGATCGTGCTGGTCTCCGACGGCGAGCCGACCTGCGACCCCGACCCCTGCGTCGTCGCCCGCGAGATCGCGAAGGACGGCATCGACATCCGCATCGACGTCGTCGGGTTCGACGTCTCCGGGCGGGCGAAGAAGACGCTGCAGTGCGTCGCCGACGAGGGCCACGGCACGTACTACGACGCCGACGACGCCGAGAGCCTGACCGACAGCCTGCGCGTCTCCTCCGTGCGCGCCTCGCGGCCCTTCGACCTCACCGGGACCCCGGTGAAGGGCACGCCCACGGAGGACGGGGCTCCCCTGCTGGCTCCGGGGCAGTACACCGACACGGTCGCGGTCGGCGGGCCCGCGAACTACCGCGTGGCGCGGACGGCGCCCGACTCGACCGTTCACGTCGGCGCCGTGATCAGCGGTGTCAGCGGTGACCTCGGGGCGGCCGCGACCCTGGGGACGAAGCGCATCGGCGGTCTCACGTGCGCGTCCTCGACCACGTACGGCCTCGACATGTCCAGCCGGTCGCCGGTCTACTACGGCGGCGTCTCCAGCTGGGTGCGGGATCCGGACTCCGAGTGCCGCACCGACGACGAGCTCGGCGTGCAGGTGGAGCGCAGCGTCGGGCAGATCGAGGGCCGCCCGATCGAGCTGGCCGTCTACGAGGAGCCGCCCATCACCTCCGACCTCGCGCCCGGCACCGCCGGGGACGAGCCGGAGTGGGTCGCCCCGACGCCCGGCACGGCCACCGAGGCGGTCCCCGGCACGAGCATCGCGAGCGCGCCCGAGGTCGGTCCCGGGACGTACCAGCTGGACATCAGCGCCGGCGAGACGCAGGTCCTCGCGGTCCCGGTCGACTGGGGCGAGCAGGTGCGGGCCCAGGTCGACGCGAAGCTCACGGACGAGGTCCGGGACGCCGCTGCCATCGGGAGCGGCCTGGACGTCTCGGTCATCAACCCGCTGCGGCGCGACGTGACGATCAGCCTCTACGGGAACTGGCCGGAGGACTGGACCCGCGACCCGTGGGCGAACCTGCGCGAGAACATCGCGTTCCGCACCGGCGCGATGTCATGGCCGCTGCACCCCGCGAACCGGTCGCAGAACGACACCACGCGTGAGGGGGCCTCGCTCGCGGGGATGCACTACGTCGTCGTCAGCCTCAAGCTGCGCGGGGACGAGACGAACCTGCCGTACACGCTGACGCTCGAGCGCGAGAACGTGCTCGGAGACGTCGCCCCGACGTACGCCGAGGTCGAGGGGCTCACCCCTCCGGTGGCCGACTCGCGTCTGGTCGACTCCCCCGTCACGACCGCCGCGGAGCAGACCGACGACGTCGAGCCGGAGGCGGCGGCTCAGGCCGGGGACTCTGGCTCGCTCCTGCCGTGGGTGATCGGCGGCGCGGTGGTGGCCGTGGCCCTCGCGGCCGGCGTCCTGGTGCTCGTGCGTCGCCGCCGCTGA
- a CDS encoding acetyl/propionyl/methylcrotonyl-CoA carboxylase subunit alpha yields MSKPLQKVLVANRGEIAVRVIRAAKDSGIASVAVYAEPDRDALFVRLADEAYSLEGSTPGDSYLSIEKIIAIAERSGADSVHPGYGFLAENADFAQAVIDAGLIWIGPPPAAITSLGDKAKAKHIAQIADAPLAPGTKDPVKDADEVVAFAKEYGLPVAIKAVFGGGGRGLKVAKTLEEIPEAYESAVREAVSAFGRGECLVEKFLDKPRHVETQCLADSHGNVVVVSTRDCSLQRRHQKLVEEAPAPFLSEDQIASLYASSKAILKEAGYVGAGTCEFLVARDGTISFLEVNTRLQVEHPVSEEVTGIDLVREMFRIAAGEELGYDDPEIIGHSIEFRINAEDGGRGFLPAPGTLTKWAPPSGPGVRLDAGYEEGETIPGAFDSLVAKLIVTGRTREQAIERSRRALDEFVVEGMPTVIPFHRDVLDNAAYNALNKDGSEGSFDVYTTWIETDYDNQLEPYSGPSETDEPGERERVTVEVGGKRVEVVLPGGLGASAAATGTKKAKRKAGKSAGAAASGDSLTSPMQGTVVKLAVEEGQEVAEGDLVLVIEAMKMEQPINAHKAGTVTGLSAAIGETVGAGAVICDLKD; encoded by the coding sequence GTGAGCAAGCCCCTGCAGAAGGTCCTGGTCGCCAACCGTGGCGAGATCGCGGTCCGCGTGATCCGCGCCGCGAAGGATTCCGGAATCGCCAGCGTGGCGGTCTACGCCGAGCCCGACCGCGATGCGCTGTTCGTGCGCCTCGCCGACGAGGCGTACTCGCTGGAGGGTTCCACCCCCGGCGACTCCTACCTGTCGATCGAGAAGATCATCGCGATCGCGGAGCGCTCCGGCGCCGACAGCGTGCATCCCGGCTACGGCTTCCTGGCCGAGAACGCCGACTTCGCCCAGGCCGTCATCGACGCCGGGCTGATCTGGATCGGCCCGCCGCCGGCCGCGATCACGAGCCTGGGCGACAAGGCCAAGGCCAAGCACATCGCGCAGATCGCCGACGCGCCGCTCGCGCCCGGCACCAAGGACCCGGTCAAGGACGCCGACGAGGTCGTCGCGTTCGCGAAGGAGTACGGCCTGCCGGTCGCCATCAAGGCGGTCTTCGGTGGCGGTGGGCGCGGCCTCAAGGTCGCCAAGACGCTCGAGGAGATCCCCGAGGCGTACGAGTCCGCCGTCCGTGAGGCCGTCAGCGCCTTCGGCCGCGGCGAGTGCCTCGTCGAGAAGTTCCTCGACAAGCCGCGTCACGTCGAGACCCAGTGCCTGGCCGACAGCCACGGCAACGTCGTGGTCGTGTCGACCCGCGACTGCTCGCTGCAGCGTCGCCACCAGAAGCTCGTCGAGGAGGCGCCCGCGCCGTTCCTGAGCGAGGACCAGATCGCAAGCCTCTACGCCTCGTCCAAGGCGATCCTCAAGGAGGCCGGCTACGTCGGCGCCGGAACCTGCGAGTTCCTCGTCGCCCGCGACGGCACCATCAGCTTCCTCGAGGTCAACACGCGCCTGCAGGTGGAGCACCCGGTCTCCGAGGAGGTCACCGGCATCGACCTCGTGCGCGAGATGTTCCGCATCGCCGCCGGCGAGGAGCTGGGCTACGACGACCCCGAGATCATCGGTCACTCGATCGAGTTCCGCATCAACGCCGAGGACGGCGGCCGCGGCTTCCTGCCCGCGCCCGGCACCCTGACCAAGTGGGCGCCCCCGTCGGGCCCCGGCGTCCGCCTCGACGCCGGCTACGAGGAGGGCGAGACGATCCCCGGCGCGTTCGACTCCCTCGTCGCCAAGCTGATCGTCACCGGCCGCACGCGTGAGCAGGCCATCGAGCGCTCGCGCCGCGCGCTGGACGAGTTCGTCGTCGAGGGCATGCCCACGGTGATCCCGTTCCACCGCGACGTGCTGGACAACGCCGCGTACAACGCGCTGAACAAGGATGGCTCCGAGGGATCGTTCGACGTCTACACGACGTGGATCGAGACCGACTACGACAACCAGCTCGAGCCCTACTCGGGCCCGTCCGAGACCGACGAGCCGGGCGAGCGCGAGCGCGTCACGGTCGAGGTCGGCGGCAAGCGCGTCGAGGTCGTCCTGCCGGGCGGTCTGGGTGCCAGCGCCGCCGCCACGGGCACCAAGAAGGCCAAGCGCAAGGCGGGCAAGTCCGCGGGCGCGGCCGCCAGCGGCGACTCGCTGACGTCGCCCATGCAGGGCACCGTCGTCAAGCTCGCCGTCGAGGAGGGCCAGGAGGTCGCCGAGGGCGACCTGGTCCTGGTCATCGAGGCGATGAAGATGGAGCAGCCCATCAACGCCCACAAGGCGGGCACCGTCACCGGCCTCTCCGCCGCCATCGGCGAGACCGTCGGCGCGGGCGCCGTCATCTGCGACCTGAAGGACTGA